The sequence AGGTGACCGTGAGTGCTGCGTGCACCGCGGGACCGTCCGCCGCGCCGGTGTGCGGATCCAGACCGCTGGGGATGTCGACGGCCACCACCGGGATGCTTCGCGCGTCGACGTCCGCGAAGATCTCGGCGGCGTGCGGTCGCAGCGGACCCTGCCCGGAGATGCCGACCACGCCGTCGATCACCAGATCCGTTGCGGGCGGCACGGTGTCCACGATCCGGCCGCCGGCACGTTTGAATGCGGCGAGCCCTTTGGCGTGGGCGCGCTCCGGGTCCAGCAGGATGGCGCTGGCCGCCGCACCGCGTCGGCGCAGCAGGGTGGCCGCCCACAGCGCGTCGCCGCCGTTGTCACCGGAGCCCACCACCGCGCACACGTCGCGCCCGGCGACTCCGCCGGTACGCGCGGCCAGCTCCCGACCGATCGCGGTCGCCAGGCCGAACGCGGCCCGGCGCATCAGCACCCCGTCGGGCAGGCTCGCCAACAGCGGTGCCTCGGCGGCGCGAATGACTTCGACGCTGTAGTAATGCCGCACTTGCCCTCCTCGCCCTGCTCGCGATTGTCAGGCTAGTGGCCGCCGACGGCGCTCGGGTGATGTCGCAGCGGATGGTGGACGGTCAGCGGGTAACAGCACAACCCGATGATCAGTGCGGCGGCGTGGCCGATCGCGGTGAAGTCCGGATTGATGACCAGGGGCACGGTGAAGATGAGGAACAGGCCGGCCAGGTAGGCCCAGCGCCACGGCCGAGGGATGCGGTAGGTGAGCACCGCCATCACCCCGACCAGGAAATAGCTGACGCCGATGTCACGGGCGTAGGTGAGCCGCTCCGATTCCCGGTGCAGGTGGATCAGCACGTACAGCGCGCCCTCGCTGACATAGGTGGCGCCGACGTGGGAGATCAATCCAACCATCAGCCACCGAAGGTGCCCCAGCCAGTGTTCGGCCGGCGCCAGGAACAGGGTGAACAGCACCAGGTACGGCGACCAGTCCTTGCCGTCGATCCACAGCAGACTGGAGACCAACACCTCCAGCGGGTCGGTGGCCAGGTGATGCAGGTTGGTGGATTGCTCGACGAGCATGGTGTGCAGGCGCCGGCCGACCAGATGCTGGATGACGGTGGTGACCCCCAGCGCCGCCAGCCACAGGTAGGTCAGCGGCGCGGTATGCACGAAGTGCCACGCCGCGGCCAGGCGCGTTCTGACGTCCGCCACGGCGTACAGCGTCGCATGGTCGGTGCGGACACGGACAGACCGACCGCTGATAACCTCTGGGAAAAATCGGGCCATCCGCCTGCGATCGGCCCCGAGGGGATGTGGGGCACCTATGAGCGAACCGCACGGTCCGACTCCCAATCCGTACCATCAGCCTCCGTTTCCGCCGATGAACCGGCCCATCCCGCCGATCCCGGGCGGAGGGTTCCCACCGCCACTGTTACCTCCTGGGCTCAGCAGTCCCCCACCGGGATCACCAGGACCCAACCGCCGCGCGATGTGGGCTTTGTTGGCCGCGGTCGCCGTGATCGCGGTGATCGGCGTCGTGCTCACCGTGACGCTGTCCGGGCGTGGCCAGCACGACAAGGCCAGGCCCGCCGCAAAGACGGGGACCTCGGCGACCGCGTCGGCATCCCCTGACAACACACCGGTGCCGGTCTCCAAGATCGAGGGGTTGCTGCCTCGCCAGGAGGCCCTCGCCGCGGCGGTGGCCGATCCCGAACTCGGTGTCGTAATGAGTGGTGACGCGATGGATGAGGTCACCGTGGTGGACGCAGACTGCCAGGGCATCAGTTCGGTCGCCTCGGGCCCCGTCTACGCCGGTACCGGTTGGACCGCGATCCGCTGGCAGCGCTGGTACAGCCCGCCCGACATCGACACCCACGACCTGAAGCACGGTCTGCTGGTGTCGGTGGCGACCTTTCCGCGGGCGGACAACGCGCAGGCCTTCTACACGAAGCAGAGCGACAAGTGGAAACGGTGCGCCGGCCGCACCCTGGACATGACCGTGACCAATGGCGACAACGAGCCGCGGGTCTTCTGGACCATCACCGAGGTCACCGAGTCCGACCAGCTGGTCAAGACCACCGCGATCAGCGAGGGCGGCGGCGGCTGGTCATGCCAGGACGCCCTGACCATTCGCAACAACGTCGTCGCGCAGGCCGACGTCTGCGGAAACAGCATCCCGCCCAACGCGGCGCAGGACATCCTCGGCTCGATCACCCCGAAGGTCGACGCGGCCGGGTGAGCCGGCGCCACCCAATCCTTGATCCGCCCCTGCGCCTCGCGTATCGTCCGACTCAATTTCGCGTCGCACAGTAGCGAATACAGGGAAAGGGCCGAGCCGTTGCGCAACCGCTACGCCGGGGAACCGTTCACCACCACCGATTCCGAGATCGCCGCGGCCCTCGAGCAGGTCTCCATCCCCACCTTGTTGCTGTCGTGCGTGCACATCACCGGCGACCCCCGCTTCATCCGGGACTTCAAGCAGAACGGGATCTTCCTCAACGAGATCCAGGGGTTCATGTCCGAGGAGGACAAGGCCCGCGCCCGCGCCGAAGCACTGCCGGTGATCGCGGACTACCGCGACCGCGGCTGCCCGCAGCCAGCGCCACTTCCCGCCGAGCTGGTCAAGGAGATGATGGACTGGGCGGCCTGCGAGACCGTGCCGGACGCCTACCTGGGTCTGCTCGCCGAAGAACTCGACCTTGAAGGCGTCGACCCGCGCCGTCCGGCACCGCTGGACCCCTCCCGCGCGGCGGAACTGCCCGTGGTGGTGATCGGCTGCGGCGAGTCGGGTGTACTGGCCGGAATCCGGCTGGCCCAAGCCGGGATTCCCTTCACGATCGTCGAGAAGAACGAGGGTCCGGGCGGAACGTGGTGGGAGAACGACTATCCGGGCGCTCGGGTGGACGTCGCGAACCACTTCTACTGCTACAGTTTCGAGCCCAACAACGACTGGGGCCACTACTTCGCCGAACAGCCGGAGCTGCGGGCCTACTTCACCGACCTGGTCACCAAACACGGCCTGGGTGACCACGTTCGGTGGGGCACCGAGGTCACCGACGCCGTCTGGGACGAGGGCAGCGGAACCTGGACCTTGACCACCCGCACCGTCGACGGCTCGGTGTCCACGCTGCCGGCGCGCGCGGTGATCACCGCGGTGGGCCAGCTGAACCGGCCGCATCTGCCGGATCTCGACGGGGCGGACAGTTTCGCCGGGCCGTCGTTTCACTCCGCGGCGTGGGATCACAGTGTCGACCTGACCGGCAAGCGGGTGGCGCTGATCGGCGCTGGTGCCAGCGGATTTCAGATCGCCCCCGCGATCGCGGAAAAAGTGGCTCACCTCACGGTGTTTCAGCGCACCGCACAGTGGATGTTTCCCAACCCGATGTATCACGACGCCGTCGGTGACGGGGTGCGCTGGGCGTTGAAGCACCTGCCGTTCTACGGCCGCTGGTACCGCTTCCTGCTGCTGTGGCCCGGCGCCGACAAGGGCCTGGAGGCCGCCCGCGTGGACCCGGACTATCCCGACCAGGACTATGCGGTGAGCGAGATCAACGCCCTGGCCCGGCAGATGTTCACCGGCTGGATCACCGACCAGGTGGGCGACGACGAGGAGCTGCTGGCCAAGGTGCTGCCGGACTATCCGGCGACCGGCAAGCGCACCCTGCAGGACAACGGCACCTGGCTCAAGACCCTGCGACGCGACAACGTCGAACTCAACCGCACCCCG is a genomic window of Mycolicibacter heraklionensis containing:
- a CDS encoding rhomboid-like protein, which gives rise to MADVRTRLAAAWHFVHTAPLTYLWLAALGVTTVIQHLVGRRLHTMLVEQSTNLHHLATDPLEVLVSSLLWIDGKDWSPYLVLFTLFLAPAEHWLGHLRWLMVGLISHVGATYVSEGALYVLIHLHRESERLTYARDIGVSYFLVGVMAVLTYRIPRPWRWAYLAGLFLIFTVPLVINPDFTAIGHAAALIIGLCCYPLTVHHPLRHHPSAVGGH
- a CDS encoding sensor domain-containing protein, yielding MWALLAAVAVIAVIGVVLTVTLSGRGQHDKARPAAKTGTSATASASPDNTPVPVSKIEGLLPRQEALAAAVADPELGVVMSGDAMDEVTVVDADCQGISSVASGPVYAGTGWTAIRWQRWYSPPDIDTHDLKHGLLVSVATFPRADNAQAFYTKQSDKWKRCAGRTLDMTVTNGDNEPRVFWTITEVTESDQLVKTTAISEGGGGWSCQDALTIRNNVVAQADVCGNSIPPNAAQDILGSITPKVDAAG
- a CDS encoding flavin-containing monooxygenase, coding for MRNRYAGEPFTTTDSEIAAALEQVSIPTLLLSCVHITGDPRFIRDFKQNGIFLNEIQGFMSEEDKARARAEALPVIADYRDRGCPQPAPLPAELVKEMMDWAACETVPDAYLGLLAEELDLEGVDPRRPAPLDPSRAAELPVVVIGCGESGVLAGIRLAQAGIPFTIVEKNEGPGGTWWENDYPGARVDVANHFYCYSFEPNNDWGHYFAEQPELRAYFTDLVTKHGLGDHVRWGTEVTDAVWDEGSGTWTLTTRTVDGSVSTLPARAVITAVGQLNRPHLPDLDGADSFAGPSFHSAAWDHSVDLTGKRVALIGAGASGFQIAPAIAEKVAHLTVFQRTAQWMFPNPMYHDAVGDGVRWALKHLPFYGRWYRFLLLWPGADKGLEAARVDPDYPDQDYAVSEINALARQMFTGWITDQVGDDEELLAKVLPDYPATGKRTLQDNGTWLKTLRRDNVELNRTPIRRLTPQGVETDDGIHHEVDVIVYATGFRHTDVLWPMRITGRDGVDLHALWGSRPYAYLGITVPGFPNFFLLYGPGAHLAHGGSLIFNSELEMRYIDACLAKLADERVHSIEPTVQAATEWHRATQAAITKTVWAHPAVKHSYFKNADGEIHTVSPWRLDEYWSAVREPDWSQFVIAKER